Within the Thalassoglobus sp. JC818 genome, the region GAACGCATGTGACTGTAGGTGTTGGATGTGCTTCGTGAGCGAGTCGCGGAAGTCCTCCAATCCTTCATCTCCAGCGAATGACTCGTTGAAGCCGTAAGCGGCGAAGATCACGTCCACTTCTTCATGCGTCAGATGCTGATCAAGATCTGCGAAGTTTTCAGGACGCGGTTGCAGGTCCGGAGTGTCCGCGCTCCAGGCGAGATTACGCACGATGAGTTTGTGCTCAGGAAATTTCTGGTGCAGTAACGCTTCCAAGTTACCGTAGTTTTGAGTCCCTTCGAGAAGCGAGTTTCCGATGAGAGCAATACGATCATCTGGGTTCAGTTTGAGCGGAAGTGTTGTCGGTCGCGGACTCGTCGCCTTGGCTCTGGGAGCAGTCTCGTGGTAGATCCCGAATTGAATCAATTCTGGATCTTCTTCCGGTTCCGGGTTTCCAGTCTCAATACTCTTTCCGTCAACCAATCTCCGTTGACCAGACCGAGGCTTCTTCGTCTGAGCGGGAAGACTGTCGAAGAAGACGCACAGAACTGTCAGAAAACTTGCCACCGCGAAGAGGTTGACCACACATGTCCGGGATAACAGTTTTCTCATGAATGTTGCTTTCCGCGCGGTAAGAAGTGAATGGTGATCGATCGATGAGTTCTTTGGTTCACTCTTTGATCGACAATATGTTTCAGTGGAAGTTGCAAATGACCTCAGCGATGAAAATACGACAGCCAAACAACAGCCGCAGGATGTTCGGCAAATCGAACTCTATCCTTGGGCGATCAATGACCTGAGAATCTCGCCAGAGGAAATCTGCATCGGCCGCTTCAAACGATCATGCACCTCAGTCGTTGGATCAATTCCCATCTGGTGCCAGAACGTGGCCAATAAATCAGCCGGGCTGACGGGATTGCTCGCCACCTCAGCTCCTTTTGAATCACTTTCTCCGTGGACGATGCCCGGGCGAAACCCGCCGCCCGCGATCACCGTTGAATAGACATTCGGCCAGTGATCGCGACCACCCAGATTGTTGATCATCGGCGTCCGACCGAACTCACCGGTGTTGACCACGAGTGTCGACTCCAACATGCCGCGTTCTTTTAAATCCTCGACTAAAGCAGCGAAGCCCTGATCCATCGGAGGCACGATGTGATTGTACCGGTTTTCGAGATCTCCGTGCGTATCCCACTTCTGATTGAATTCATTAAACGAGACGAACTGAACTCCCGCTTCAACGAGTCGTCTGGCCATCAAGAGTGACTGTCCCAAACGATTTCGTCCGTAGCGATCACGCATCTCGTCTGATTCATTGCTCAAGTCAAGCGCTTGCCGGACTTTGCCGTCGACGACAAGTTCGAGTGCCGACTGTCTCAGATGATCGTGACGCGTGGCGACATCTGCATCGAGGATTCGCGCAGCCGATTCAAGTTGCTCCGTTAGCGACAATCGCTTGCGAAGTCGCGGAGGAGTGAGGCCATCGGGAATGGACAACGACAGCGGTTGATAGTTTGGCGATGCGGGATCACCTTCGATCACAAATGGATCGTGCAGGCTTCCCAGAAACCCGCCGTATTGTCCGGGCATTCGATTCGAGGGACCGGGAATACTGAGCCAGTTAGGAAGGGAAACACTTCTCGGCACGCTGTGCTGTCCGGGAAACAGATAGTTCAAAATGGCACCTGGCCCCGGAAAGTCATCTCCGTGTGCTTCACGATCCCGGTCTTGCTGATTCTCAGAGCCGGTCAGCGAGATATAAGTCCCAGCGATGTGGTTTGTGAACTTGTGAGTCATCGAACGGATGATGCAAAGCTGATCCGCAATTCGGGCGGAGTATGGCATCAGCTCTCCGAATCGCGTGCCCGGAAGGCTTGTTTCGATCGACTGAAACGGACCGCGAATTTCGGAGACGGCGTGTGGCTTCGGATCAAACAGATCGATGTGGCTCGCCCCGCCCTGAAGATGCATGAAAATACAGCTTCGACGATGAGCAGCAGCCTCCTGTCCGGCGATCGCAGGTAGCGACTTCCCGAGCAGCCCGATTGCCCCAATCTGCAGGACAGTTCGTCGGGCCAATGGAATTCCATCAGTCATTGATCGCATCTCCGGAGGTCAAATTCTCAGGCGCAGTCTCAAACAGCCAACAACACAAACATCTGAGCACTCAAGTACGTCTCCTCCGTTGTAGTCGGTCGGGAAAGTTCTTGGCAAGCGCTTCCTCAAAATGGTCGCAACAATCGTGCACCGGAACGCGACCGGTTTTCGCATCGCGTATGTTCTCTCATTTGCAGAGGCGTATAATGTACGAGCAAGAAGACGAACTTCGTTCACACACCGAGTTGAAACATCGCCGAACATAAAAGGTAACTCTCATGGATCCGATCGATCGATTGTTCGACAAACTCTGGATCAACTTCTGCGAAATGAATCCGCAAGCCAGTGCAATTGTTGAGATGCTCACAAAGCGTGGCGAACGAATTGTGAACGACCATGTCGCTTTTCGAACGGTCAACGACCCTCGCGTGTCGATCGACGTTCTGGCTAAACCCTTTGTGGATGGTGGATACACAGCGAGAGGGGAGTACCAGTTTCCGCAGAAGAAGCTTTTCGCCCGTCACTATGAACACCCGCTTCCGGATCGCCCGAAGGTCTTCATCAGCGAATTACTTCTCGAAGAGATGTCTTCACAGCTTCAAAGTACTGTGAAAGGGTTGCTGTCTGAGGGTGAAGAATTGATCTCGAAGTCACCGGAACTTTGTCTACTCGGACGGCCTTGGACAGTCACCAGCGAGCAGTACACAACGCTTTCAGAAGAGAGCGAGTACGCCGGTTGGCTCTCCGCATACGGGTACTGTGCGAACCACTTCACTGTGTTTGTGAATGCACTTGAGCACATTGGCAGCCTTGAAGAACTGAACACTCTCTTGAAAGAGCAGGGGTTCGAACTGAACTCAGAGGGAGGCGAAATCAAAGGTTCGCCTGCCGATTTCCTCGAACAGTCATCAACTCTCGCCTCGATGATCGATGTCAACTTCGCCGACGGACCACTTCGGATTCCGGGCTGTTACTATGAGTTCGCGAAACGGTATCCAACCGCCGACGGAACTCTCTTCAGCGGTTTTGTCGCTAAGAGTGCGGACAAGATCTTTCAAAGCACAGACCGCAGAAACTCAGCAGACTCATGACACGCTGAGAACTCTATTTCTGAAATAAATAGATCTGTCCCAGGTCGAGAATTTCCGTCAGCTCATCGAGCGCAACCTTCACTTCTTCAACCAGTCTGATGTCTGCGAGATCCGGGAGAGTCAGCTCGTCTCGATAGTGCCGATTCACCCACTCTTCAAGTGTCGCTGCCAACTCAGGAGTTAGAAGAATTGACGAACTCATTGCCTGCAATTCTCGTTCGGTTAGAACCACACGCAATCGAAGACACGCTGGACCGCCTCCATTTTGCATGCTTTGGCGGAGGTCAACGAATTCGATCCGCAATTTCAAATCCGAGTCCTGCTGAAGTTCTTCCAACACCCTCATGACCGCTGAAGATTGCCGACACTCTTCGGGACAGAGAAGTAACATCTCCCCCGTTTTCAGCGACACGATTTGACTATTGAAGAGATAGCTCCGAACAGTCTCCTCAAGCGAAAGTTGATCTTCCGACACCTGGACGACTCGCAAGCTCGGCAGATGTGATTTCCACTGATCGATGAGCCTGGGCTGGTCGACGAAGGCTGCCGAGTGGCACAGCAGCAGGTTTTCATTCGCAACTGCGATGACATCATTATGAAAGACTCCAGCGTCAATCGCACGAGGTGTCTGCTGCACCACACTCACCCGATCCGGATTGAGGAGGTGGTTATGTGCGATCGCATCACAGGCTGCTCGTGTCTGCCTTGCAGGAAACTTCTTCGGAAGCTGTGATCCTGGGCTGCGACCATAGACAAACACTTCGAGACCGGGCTGTCCGTACGCGCTCACCATTCGCATCTGATTGGCAGCCCCTTCATCCGAGAACTTATCCGTCGCCGGGAGTGGATCGTGGATCACGAAGTGTTTTGAGTCGTCAAATATTCTCCTGAAGACAGCGGTCGTGAATTCGGTCTCCAGTCGTCGATGCGGAGTGCTTTGCAGATTCGCGGGTGTGAAGTGAACGCGACCGTCCTGGGTGTCGGCACTCGGAGAAACCGTCGCTGCGTTTGCAGTCCACATCGCCGATGCGCTGGAAACAATCGAAAGACGATCGGGATGCTCCGACAGTGATTGAGCAAGGACGTCTTCATCCGTCCCTTCCAGTCCGAACGCTCTTAAAGCGTCGATATCAGGGCGAAAGTGCGGAGGCAACACACCTTGAGGAATGGAAAGTGCCGCAAGCCGCTTCATCTTGCGGAGGCCTTCCAGCGCAGCTTGCTTCGGATAGGAAACCTGATATCGGTGACTCTGCGAAGCGATATTTCCCGGAGCAAGTCCCCCATAATGATGAGTGGGTCCCACGAGCCCGTCGAGATTCAATTCGACCGCTGCGGCTGACTCATTCACAATTGGACTCCAGGCAAAAGTTGATCGGGAAGTTCAAGATTTGGAGCGGAAAGAGACGCAACCGGGATGTTGCAGGAATCAACCATGAAGAACCCCGCAGGCCGGTGATTGCCGCTCAGCCCAACTCCACCGAATGGAAGTCGACCACTCGCTCCGGTTGTCGGCCGGTTCCAGTTCACAAGCCCAGCCCGGATTCTCCGCTGGAACACTTCAAACCGGGACTCATCTTCGGAGATCAGTCCCGCGACCAGTCCAAAATGAGTTCGATTAGCCTCGACAATTGCGTCATCAAACGATTTCGTTTGAACCACTTGCAGCAATGGGCCGAAGATCTCTTCATCGGGACGTTCGGCGATGTCGGTGACGTCGATCACCCCCGGCGAAATGAATGCCGGTCCGTCAGAGAGTCGACGTGCTTCAACCAAGATTTTCCCGCCGAGTGAGCTCAAATGATTTTGCTGCTGAAGCACTCGATCGACAGAGGAAGAAGAGACGAGCGGCCCCATAAACGGTTCCGGTTCCCCTCCGGGTGATCCAACGCTCAAAGTTGGAACAACCTCGATCAATCTCTTAAGTACATCCTGATTTCCTTCAGGAAGAATCAGGCGACGTGCACAAGTACATCGCTGTCCAGAAGTGATGAAAGCCGATTGGATGACCGTGTAGACAGCAGCATCAATGTCATCGACTCGATCAATGATTAGAGCATTGTTTCCACCGAGTTCGAGTGCCAGCAGCACCTCCGGACGAGCTGCAAGTGCCTTCGAAATTGCGATTCCAGCAGGCACACTTCCCGTGAAGAGAACGCCATCGATCTTCGGATGATCGACGATGGCGATACCGGTCTCTTTGGCACCCTGCACAAGATTCAGTACTCCCGGTGGAAGGCCGGCAGCTTCCCAGAGTTCAAACGTCTTTTGCGCAACAAGGGGTGTTAATTCGCTCGGTTTGAAAACGACGGTATTCCCCGCGAGCAGTGCCGGGACGATGTGTCCGTTGCTGATGTGTCCGGGAAAATTGAACGGGCCAAAAACAGCCATCACGCCGTGAGGCATATACCACGTTTTCGCGGAACCAAATTTTTGCGGCAATTCAATCGGGCTTCGCCGCTCATTCAACGCGTCGATGGTCGTCGGGATCTTCGCGATCATCGCCTGAACTTCAGTCTGCGACTCCCAGTAAGGTTTACCAACTTCTTCGCTGATCGCCCGCGAAAGTGAATCCTTGTTCTGTTCCAGCTGCGACTGGAAGGCATCAAGAATCTCGATCCGTTTTTCGAGTGGTGTCTTTGCCCATTTTTCTGAAGCGTTCTTAGCTGCCTGCATTGCGGAATCGACATCCACTGTGGTTGACTGATAACCGCTCCAAAGCACTTCGCCGGTTGCTGGATTTACAGATGAAAAACTCTCTCCCGATCCAGCGGTCCAGCGTCCGTCAATCCAGTTCTTTCCCTCATGAGTCATCGTCGATTCACCTTCCCGAATTGGAGTCACGCAAGTTCCACGGTTGGCTCAAAGCACCCTTGGGAGCGACGTGTCGTACGATGCTTCCAACTTCGATCTGCAGCGTTTCTGCTGTCGTCCGTTCGAGAATCACTCCTTCCGGGTTGGTCTCGATTGAAGCCATCGTCGCTCGAAAATCTTGCGATGAATTACTGACGATCCGCTGTTCTCCGCCCTCGATGCTATCAACGAGGTCAATCACGCAAGCACCTCGACTATCACGGACAGCTCGGATCGTTTCCACATTCGCTTCAAGAATTGGCCCCGCTTCAAAAATGTCGATCATTTGATTGAACCGAAACCCTTCCGACTCCAACAGCTTGCGGGCTGGGACGGTGTTCTCGTGAACTTCACCAATGACAGCTTGAGCCTCTTGCGGAAGAAGAGTGATGTAGATCGGATGGACCGGCATCAGGTCACCGATGAACTCTTTGTTCACGATGCTCAGATAGTCAGCTTTGGGGAAGTCCAGATCGAAGAAGTGTTTCCCAATGGCATCCCAGAACGGACTTTGTCCCTGATCGTTAATGACACCGCGCATTTCGGCGATCACCTGTGCATCGAACAAGTGAGGAAACTGCGCAATCATGAGAAATCTAGAGAGCGAGAGTAGTCGCCCATTCCCGCCGTGCCGATAGTCTGGATGGAGAAACAAGCTACCGATTTCACACGGGCCATCGTGCTCCGCAACCAGATGCAGTACGGGAACTTCCTTCCGAATCTGAAGCATCGTCGATTCGTGAATACTCGTTTCGATGCGATAAGCATAAAACGGCTCGAACCCGCCGACTTTCGACAGAATCCCCGATGTTCCAATCACCTTGGAGTTCGAAGTGTCTTCAAGGACGAGAAGATATGATTGCCCACGCGGAGTTCCCGAGGGAATATTCGCAAACGACTGAACAGATTCACGGACTCGTTTTTCGAGGAGTGCCTGATCCCGAGGGAGTGTCGTCAGTCCGAACGAGGTCAGATCTGCCAGGGCTGCCAGATCATCGAGATCGTCGAGTTCGACGGGACGGATGACAAACATAATTCCCCTCCGCTTTTAACGACGCATTCGATTTCAAGCTGCAACGAGTGCAAGAGAGTTCTCCACAACGAAACAGACTCCCCAACTTTCTACGCACGCCCCAGCCCAAAGATCTCGGAAATTTCGCAGCCCAATTCGGGGCCAAAAATTCCCAAAATGCCGACTTGACTGAAGACAGCATCCCGAATTTTCATCATTCATACAGAGACTGTTTGCTTGAGACGATTTCTGTCGCTCGAACGCAAGCAGCCCGCAAGGGGCAAAGTGAACTTCCGAAATCACCCCATCTCGGTGAGCACATCTCCAATGATTTCACAGACTTGTTGAATCTGCTCATCGGTAATGGTTAATAGCGGCGGAAGCATTCGCACGCGGGTCGGTTGCTGACCGGCAGGAAATGCGATGACTCCAGCCTGAAAGAGTTTGTCCAGAAATTCCTTCGTTCGTTCAGGACTGCCATCAAAGACAGAGAAAGCGATCATCCCTCCGCATCCCCAAGGACCATTGATCCACTTGCGATGTTTGGAATGCAGCTTGTTGAGATGCTTGGCAAAGAGATCGTGAATTTGCATCGTTCGGCCATCGGAGCCGAGATAGTTCTTCTCGCGAAATTCGTTGATGATGTAACGAGCTGCGTAGATCGATGATGTCGCTCCGGTGAATGTCTGACTGACGAGTCCCGGTCGCGGTTTGAAGTCTTCAGTGAATAACGTGGCGCAGACTTGACTCATCTTCCCAATCGAAACAACGTCGGCATATTCATCAAGTTCGAGATGCTGAAACGCAAAGAGTCTCGACGTTCGACCAAACGTCTGAACTTCATCAAAGAAAATCGGGACATCGTGATCGCGAAGATGATCGATCAGCGTCAGGAAGAATTCGCGCGGAGCGGAGTAATAACCACCTTCTCCCTGAATCAATTCCAGACACATTCCGGCGTGTCGACCTGGGTAGCGAGCAAGCAGTAGTTTCAGTTCCGCGAGTGAACGTTCAGTGCTGCCCGATGGATCATTCTCATCATAGAACGGGATGTAATCGACGTTGATGTTCTGGGGGAGTCCATCACGGTTCTTGGGACGGTCGGTCAGTTGCGCGAGCGCCATGGTTCGACCGGCGAAACAGTTTTCGAAAGTCAGAATTCGATCTGCCGGGAACTTCGCCTGAAACATCATCTTCAACGCGTTCTCATTGGCAGTGGCTCCACTCGTCGACAAAAAACAGTGGCGAATTCTCGAACCGCTCTCTCGCGCGACGCCGACAATCTCGTTACACAACTTGAGAGACTCCAAATTCTGTTGAAGGTTTCCCTGCATCACAGAATCGGAGATGGCTGCCTGTACAAGCATGTCGATCAATTCGGGATTCGAATGCCCGGCAACATGCACACCGATTCCGGTGATCATGTCAAACTTGACGCTTCCGTCAGCAAGCTCAACCAGCGCCCCATTCCCGAAACCGCTTCCCAGGAACGGATAGTACAACGCACCTCCTCGCAAATGCCCGAAGTGTTTCAGCATCACTTCGTACTCAAGCTTGTTCTCGTCAACCGGTGGCGAAGGCGCAGTAATTTTCTGACGGTGTTCCGAAATCGCTTCTCGAATTAATTGTCGAGCCTTCAGAATTCGCTCATCGTGAAAACACGCGGCCGCTTGGGTTGTCGGATCAGGCATTTGAGTCGCTTTCTAATATGCAGTGAGCTGCGTCTTCGGTGTTGTGTTCAACTCGGCAGAGTGGGGCCAGGCCAAAGGTCTGACCTGAATGTCCAATTGATGAGGGTGTGGGCAGTGAGTGTGGCTCGCTCCGTGAGGCTGTCTAAAATCATGAATTCGTCCGGGCTGTGAATTCCAACTCCACAAACGCCGAGCGTGTCGACGTTGGGAACTCCCCAGCCAGCAAGTCGATTTCCATCGCAGACACCTCCGGTCGACCGCCAGTTCAAATCAATTTCCAGATTTTTTGCAGTCTCGCGAATTTGATCGAAGAGGAACTGCCCACGCTCGTCGATCGTTTTGGGAGGAGTGTTGAACTCGCCGAATCGTTCGACATCGACTCCAAACTGCTGAGAAGCACTTCGCTGAAGCTCATCAATCGCGGATGCAATTTCACATTCATTCTCTGATTGAGAATAGCGCACATTGAGACGGAGGACCGCCATCCGTGGAACCATGTTCAATGGTCCCCCTCCATCGATGCGAGCGATGTTCAGCGTCGTTCCTTCCCAGTTTCCATTCAGTTGGTGAATTCCCGAAGCAAGGAAAGCTGCCGCAGCGATGGCATTTCTTCCCTCTTCAAAGTGCCGGCCAGCATGAGCGGATACTCCGACGCACCGAATATGAAAATTTGCCGAACCTTTGCGGTGATGAGCAAGGCTTCCATCCGGAAGTGCAGGCTCAAACAGCAGCCCGACATGGTTGCGCCTGGCGGACTCTTCCAATAACCGTGCTGATCCCGGGGAGCCAATTTCTTCGTCGGGATTCAGAAGGACTTCCCAACCGAGTTCAGTGTTGCCCGTCGCTTTCACATGCCGCTCCAGTGCCTGAAGGGCAGTCAGCATCACCGCGACACCACCTTTCGCGTCGGCAACACCCGGTCCGTAGAGATGGTCATCGTCGCGTCTGACAGTCTGGAATGAAGAGTCGATTCCGTAGACCGTATCCATATGGATCACAAGCAAGACTCGACGCGGTGCGTGTGGTCGACAACGGACCGATAGTGCCGGGCCTAGCGCATGAGCGACCACTTCTCCTCGATTGTTGAGTTCTTCGACGGGATCAACGGGAATCAATTCAGGAGTGACTCCCAATTCGGCGAACTCATGCTGCATGAGATGAGCGACTGTTCCAACTCCGGATGAATTCATCGTCCCGGAATTGACAACTGCCCAGCGTTCGACGAGCCCGATCATACGGTCTCGTTGAGTTTCGATCCAACTTTTTGCAGAGGCCAGAGGGTCCATCATTCTCTTTGATTTGATGATGTCCGGTGTTGCGGAGTGGACGGAGGTTTTGAAATTCGGCAGTCAGAACGCACCACCGACGAACTGAAAATCCGGGACGTCTTGTTGCATTTTGAAACAACGAAAACTGATACGTTACGTGCCACAAGTCTGCCTGATTTCAAACAAAAGTTCCATCGAGCGGAGAGAAGTCGATGAAGTCTGACGATCAGGTGCCGAACCAGTTGCCGCGCTTCTGTGTCGACCACTACATTTGTGCGTATCGACAATTCACTTCGAATCAAGCACAACAAACGGATTGACTATGAGCACCGCAGCGCAGTTCGCACTGACATGGGACCTGGACTCACTCTACCCGCATCCTTCCTCGGATGAATTCAAGTCGGTCCTCGACGAATACAAAGCCGATCTCAAACAGCTTGCTGCTGATTCAGAAAACCTGCCAGCAGTCGAACCTGCATCGGCGTCCGAGTGGAGCGAATTCTTCACAAGAATCTCCGATGTTTATTCTCGAGCCAGCGACCTCCATGCTTTCATTGGATGTCATGCCGCCGCCGAAGCCGGGAACAAACAGTTCCAACAAATCGAAGCAGCGCTCGCTGCACTGGGTCCGCTTTCGAATCAGGTCTTCACCAATGTCGAAGGGGCGTTTCGCAATCTCACCGACGAGGAACTCGATGCCTTCGCCAATGCAGCTCCGTATCTGACCGAGATTCGATTCTTCCTCGAAGAATGCCGCTCGAATGCGCAACTTCGCCTTCCTAAAGATCAGGAGATGCTCTTTTCTGAATTGAGCGTCGATGGAATTCACGCCTGGGGGCGGATGTACGACCGAATTTCGGGTGATTTGCGTGTCAGTCTGATGGAGAAGGGCGAGATCGTCAAAAAGTCTCCCGGACAAGTGCGTGTCGATCTGCCTGACAGAGCAGTCCGTCAGAACAACTTTTGCGCTCTTGAGAAAGCCTGGAAAACGAAAGCCGATGATTGCGCTGATGCGTTGAATCACATCGCCGGCACTCGACTCGTCAAATACAAACGTCTCGGCCTTGAAGACCACCTTTCCGTCCCGCTTCGCCTCAACCGCATGAAGCGAGAAACGCTCGAAACAATGTGGAGCGTCATCAGCGAGCGAAAAGGTTCACTGCTCAAGTATTTCAAACGCAAAGCGGAACTTCTTGGCATCGAGCGGATGTCTTGGTACGACCAAATGGCTCCGATTCCGCAAGCTTCAACTTCGGGCGGAAACTCACTTTCTTACGATGATGCCTGCCAAACCGTGATCAAGACGTTTCACGGCTTCAGCGATCACCTCGGAGAGTTCGCGGAGAAAGCACTGACCGAACGCTGGGTGGAAGTCGAAGACCGCGAAGGAAAGCGCCAGGGTGGCTTCTGCACTGGACTGCCAACCAAGAAGCAGTCGCGAATCTTCATGACCTACAAGGGCAGCCCGGACGATATGTCGACGCTCGCCCACGAGCTCGGTCACGCCTATCACTCTCACGTGTTGCGCAGCCAACCGTATTTACTGCAGGACTATCCCATGAATCTCGCAGAAACAGCCTCGACATTTGCCGAAGCTGTCCTTGGGGATCAACGACTTGCCGAAGCCAACAAACCAGCGGAAAAGCTGGGCATTCTGAACAACATGCTCAGCGATTCGATGGCCTTCATGATGAACATTCATGCTCGCTTCCTGTTCGAAGACCACTTCCATCGCGAGCGAGAGGACGGAGAACTTTCCGCCGATCGACTGACCGAGTTGATGTATGAAGCTCAGAAGGAAGCATATTGCGACGCCTTCGAAGACTGGTCGGAAGCGTTCTGGATTTCGAAGTTGCACTTCTACATTACCGGCTGGCCGTTCTACAACTTCCCGTACACCTTCGGCTATCTTCTCTCGCTGGGTGTGTATTCCACCGCCGATGAATTCGGGGACGATTTCCCGATGAAATACCGGGAACTCTTGATCGCTACAGGGAATTCCAACGCAGAAGAAGCTGTCGAATCGACTCTCGGGTACGACCTGACTCAGCCGGAATTCTGGAACAAGAGTATCGATATTGTCGACGCACGCGTCGAAGAGTTCCTGGCTGTCAGCGAAGACATGATCTGACACCAGCCTCAGTCATGCTTCATTTGAGAGCCGACTGAGTTCCGTTCAGAACGCAAGATCATCGCATTCGCCGCGATGATCTTGCGTTTTTTCGTTTCCGGGATGAGCCATCGGCTCGCGACCTCAAATTGCTCCTGAGATTCCGAACCGAAGTTTTCATCCGGTTCTGACGCGATGCCGTTAATCTCTAGAGAAGGGCGGTTGTACAACACAATACTTCGTTTGCGGGTGCAGCCAATTGAGAGAAACAATGAATGTCCTGCTTTAACAAATCCCGAAAGGGAAAACATAATGGGAAGCAAAATTTCCAAAACTAATCTCGATCCAAGCGGCGAATTCACCGACCTCTTCAAAGCAGCGCGAGATGCTCGACTGAATGCTGTGTCGACGTACTCAGGTTTTCAGGTTGGAGCAGCGGTCGAATCAGTGACGGGCGAAATCTTTTCGGGGTGCAATATCGAGAATGCCACTTTTGGACTGACGGTCTGTGCTGAACGGGTCGCTGTCTGGAAAGCACTCTCAGAAGGGCACCGCAAATTCCGACGTGTCCTCGTTGTCGCGGACACCGACTCGCCCACTCCGCCGTGTGGTGCGTGCCGACAGATTCTCTGGGAATTCACC harbors:
- a CDS encoding M3 family oligoendopeptidase encodes the protein MSTAAQFALTWDLDSLYPHPSSDEFKSVLDEYKADLKQLAADSENLPAVEPASASEWSEFFTRISDVYSRASDLHAFIGCHAAAEAGNKQFQQIEAALAALGPLSNQVFTNVEGAFRNLTDEELDAFANAAPYLTEIRFFLEECRSNAQLRLPKDQEMLFSELSVDGIHAWGRMYDRISGDLRVSLMEKGEIVKKSPGQVRVDLPDRAVRQNNFCALEKAWKTKADDCADALNHIAGTRLVKYKRLGLEDHLSVPLRLNRMKRETLETMWSVISERKGSLLKYFKRKAELLGIERMSWYDQMAPIPQASTSGGNSLSYDDACQTVIKTFHGFSDHLGEFAEKALTERWVEVEDREGKRQGGFCTGLPTKKQSRIFMTYKGSPDDMSTLAHELGHAYHSHVLRSQPYLLQDYPMNLAETASTFAEAVLGDQRLAEANKPAEKLGILNNMLSDSMAFMMNIHARFLFEDHFHREREDGELSADRLTELMYEAQKEAYCDAFEDWSEAFWISKLHFYITGWPFYNFPYTFGYLLSLGVYSTADEFGDDFPMKYRELLIATGNSNAEEAVESTLGYDLTQPEFWNKSIDIVDARVEEFLAVSEDMI
- the cdd gene encoding cytidine deaminase — encoded protein: MGSKISKTNLDPSGEFTDLFKAARDARLNAVSTYSGFQVGAAVESVTGEIFSGCNIENATFGLTVCAERVAVWKALSEGHRKFRRVLVVADTDSPTPPCGACRQILWEFTGNSEILLADLHGIRAKYNMLDLMPQPFDGGYFAAPD